In Thunnus albacares chromosome 10, fThuAlb1.1, whole genome shotgun sequence, a single window of DNA contains:
- the zgc:66433 gene encoding capping protein-inhibiting regulator of actin dynamics isoform X1: protein MSWFQSLRDDFTLRPFETEQTHSDSAAMASGPPDVMEPAEVGEECSGKKKSKFQTFKKFFARKKRKEPSSSGADAGLKASQSSDNVSKTSENNTLTRSEKDKGSGSKISLGSKALSHDSVFVSDSSEANEALGASQDSIHGKVKSLQLQLKQAIRLGSPPSLMCVKKTDDAGTMSEDDGLPCSPPEYTTPNTTLNQAQRNSSISLEGTDSEEDQLSCAASSRAVSPLVVVPGDFSQPASPFGCLDNSAAKHKMGLRQKACNKRKPANRLELKAERDSVVKEILNTSFPDSLEEREEQKTRDASGDELKLKVEKEEEEVEKEEEEEEKEQPQHSRETLLRDKEEREEGEDESEAEQDVSHGLDTSSPPEPCPSEEEAADAQLSSKLGSRASSLDSPRATPEPPADQREYLQDPPGITYETEETRDDENPTLEKGGEVVQETGEEGGSFLQEVLSSLKTPLAPCSLGAETEAVLEIKEEKDKEEAEGEEREEVKEEDTEVEEPVGYQAAPSGSLLLGQSTEEEEEEAATTSCQDDEEENKDEEELEAEEEQQEVERFIKHSQEDVGEKEEAEEVKPEEENDLLQRKMDQQVEEEEEDQSEGEEETMELEKEPEVEEEGLEKSEEDDVVEEVEVEVEVEEEKERVEEAEEEERDDAEEMMEMFPDAAGGEVHSVAPSQEADEGADVAVGDDAVCVVQHTDDDEIPAELDDQESATVHESQAASNQNSEDERNDEERAEEGVEIDHMEQKSDQEEDVEANQADVNETELDLEQESVEEPDSKHVEKDQSEVNQSAPEQVSSKPSSLSLQESHFETPSEESMTSPNTATTTIHINLVSPSSEKAAFSFQQSPTAADPEVTESPSHAGAATEQITASTDEESANKVEDEEEQRGKQSSEEDATPPTSVEETVNQSSGGSDQSKVRFTINSAWQRSLSIEDAEDNVAPTSSPTACVSSSSSTIAGAGGVDVVATAKKDPQVETEPASSAKVELVLSPGRARNAGSTTAKPQSTASQAPVKPPASAAGATEESSVVVEGNPDSPFGVRLRKTVALHRFSSEEENTELPVEPPAQPTSCKVESPQPVSVKPSISQPISNKPALPKKPEVHGDSGVKPKRVSDSAAVRGVSGGSGSPSWISVAKQKQKIYKENSLEEITVKKEEQERKSSLPMYVSSAASREQSNKTPESTSKVSPLEISKPSVSVEKETRRALSPPTPVPPQPPKSQSLPCPVAPKPQLPPAPAKHPPPPTPAQRSLSPPTPVPVPQKPPSCTSPTSLAKTATSSKTPQAQSTTLTSPPFSSRTASPQSGSRAPALSGQTPSTQRGLPPPDSPQDEPPWMALAKKKAKAWSEMPQIVQ from the exons GAAAGAAGAAGTCCAAGTTCCAGACGTTTAAAAAATTCTTCGccaggaagaagagaaaggaacCATCATCCTCCGGAGCTGATGCGGGTCTCAAAGCAAGCCAATCAAGCGACAATGTCAgcaaaacatcagaaaataacacACTCACTCGATCGGAGAAGGATAAGGGCTCTGG GTCAAAGATCAGCCTGGGCAGCAAGGCCTTGTCACATgactctgtctttgtttctgaCTCATCGGAGGCCAACGAGGCTCTGGGGGCGTCTCAAGACAGCATTCATGGGAAAGTGAAATCACTTCAG ctccAGCTGAAGCAGGCCATCAGACTGGGGTCTCCTCCATCCCTGATGTGTGTGAAGAAGACAGATGATGCTGGAACCATGTCAGAGGATGATGGTCTACCTTGCAGTCCACCTGAATACACAACGCCTAACACAACGCTg AATCAGGCTCAGAGGAACAGCTCCATCAGTCTGGAGGGAACAGACAGTGAAGAAGACCAG CTGTCCTGTGCTGCCTCCAGCAGAGCAGTGAGCCCTCTGGTGGTGGTTCCAGGGGACTTCAGTCAGCCGGCCAGTCCCTTTGGCTGTCTGGACAACTCGGCCGCCAAACACAAGATGGGCCTGAGACAGAAAGCCTGCAACAAGAGGAAACCTGCAAAT AGGCTGGAGCTCAAAGCAGAGAGAGACTCTGTGGTGAAGGAGATTCTCAACACCTCCTTTCCAGACTCTTTGGAGGAGCGAGAGGAACAGAAGACAAGAG ATGCAAGTGGGGATGAGCTGAAACTGAAGgtggagaaggaagaagaagaagttgaaaaagaagaagaggaggaggagaaagagcaacCACAGCATTCCCGAGAAACCCTGTTGAGAGataaggaggagagggaggagggagaggatgagTCGGAAGCTGAACAGGATGTTTCTCATGGCCTGGacacttcctctcctccagaGCCGTGTCCCTCAGAGGAGGAAGCAGCAGACGCCCAGCTCTCCTCCAAGCTCGGCTCAAGAGCCTCCTCTCTGGACAGTCCCAG AGCCACGCCAGAGCCCCCTGCTGATCAGAGAGAGTACCTGCAAGACCCTCCGGGTATTACCTATGAAACAGAGGAGACCAGGgatgatgaaaacccaacactggaaaaaggaggagaagTCGTCCAGGAGactggggaggaggggggctCCTTCTTACAGGAGGTACTGAGCTCCTTGAAGACGCCCCTTGCACCTTGCTCATTAGGCGCAGAGACCGAGGCTGTCCTGGAGATCAAGGAGGAGAAGGACAAAGAAGAAGcggagggagaagaaagagaagaggtgAAGGAAGAGGACACAGAGGTGGAAGAGCCTGTCGGTTATCAAGCGGCTCCCTCTGGCTCGCTCCTGTTGGGTCAGAGCaccgaggaagaggaggaggaggctgccACTACTTCCTGtcaagatgatgaagaagagaaTAAAGATGAGGAAGAATTGGAGGCAGAGGAAGAACAACAAGAAGTGGAACGGTTCATTAAACACAGT CAGGAGGACgtaggagaaaaagaggaggctGAGGAAGTCAAACCTGAGGAAGAAAATGACTTGCTTCAGAGAAAAATGGACCAACaggtggaggaagaagaagaagaccagagtgagggagaggaggaaacaatgGAGCTGGAGAAAGAGccagaggtggaggaggaggggctggAGAAGAGTGAAGAGGATGatgtggtggaggaggtggaggtggaggtggaggtggaggaagagaaggagagagttgaagaggcagaagaagaggagagggatgaCGCAGAAGAGATGATGGAGATGTTTCCTGATGCAGCAGGCGGAGAGGTTCACAGTGTCGCACCATCGCAGGAGGCAGATGAAGGTGCAGATGTTGCTGTTGGAGATGACGCAGTCTGTGTCGTGCAACACACAGACGATGATGAAATCCCTGCAGAGCTGGATGATCAGGAGTCTGCCACAGTGCATGAGAGCCAAGCAGCTTCCAACCAAAACTCTGAAGATGAGAGGAATGAtgaagagagagcagaggagggcGTAGAGATCGACCACATGGAACAAAAATCAGACCAAGAGGAAGACGTGGAAGCAAACCAAGCTGATGTCAATGAAACTGAACTAGATCTGGAGCAGGAAAGTGTAGAAGAACCAGACTCGAAGCATGTGGAGAAAGATCAAAGCGAAGTGAACCAGTCAGCCCCAGAACAAGTTTCCTCAAAGccttcttctttgtctcttcAGGAGTCACATTTTGAAACTCCGTCAGAGGAGAGTATGACCAGCCCCAACACCGCTACCACCACCATCCACATAAACCTGGTCTCTCCCAGCTCAGAGAAAGCCGCGTTTTCCTTTCAGCAGTCCCCAACTGCTGCTGATCCCGAAGTCACTGAATCACCTTCTCATGCTGGAGCAGCAACAGAGCAAATCACAGCATCCACAGATGAAGAATCAGCTAACAAAGTGGAAGACGAAGAAGAACAGCGTGGAAAACAGTCCTCTGAAGAAGACGCTACACCTCCTACATCTGTGGAGGAAACGGTCAACCAGTCATCCGGCGGTTCAGATCAAAGCAAAGTCCGCTTCACCATCAACTCCGCCTGGCAGAGATCACTCTCTATCGAAGATGCTGAAGACAATGTGGCCCCTACCTCCTCCCCAACCGCCTGcgtctcctcttcatcatctacCATCGCAGGAGCTGGAGGTGTGGATGTGGTGGCTACAGCCAAGAAAGACCCACAAGTGGAAACAGAGCCAGCGAGTTCGGCTAAGGTTGAATTGGTGTTGAGCCCCGGTAGAGCGAGGAATGCAGGAAGCACCACTGCCAAACCACAGAGCACTGCATCACAGGCCCCCGTCAAACCTCCAGCCTCAGCTGCTGGAGCCACAGAAG AGAGCTCTGTGGTAGTGGAGGGAAACCCCGACAGCCCGTTTGGAGTTCGGCTGAGGAAGACAGTGGCTCTGCACCGCTTCAGCTCTGAGGAGGAAAACACAGAG CTTCCCGTCGAGCCACCAGCTCAGCCAACCAGCTGTAAAGTTGAGTCACCGCAGCCAGTCAGTGTTAAGCCCTCCATAAGTCAGCCAATCAGCAACAAGCCTGCCCTCCCTAAGAAACCAGAGGTACATGGAGACAGTGGAGTGAAACCCAAACGTGTCTCAG ACTCAGCTGCAGTTCGTGGTGTTTCTGGTGGATCTGGTTCTCCCAGCTGGATCTCCGTGgccaaacagaaacagaagatcTATAAAGAAAACTCGCTGGAGGAGATTACTGTTAAGAAg GAGGAACAAGAGAGGAAGTCTTCGCTGCCAATGTATGTCAGCTCAGCTGCAAGTAGGGAGCAGAGCAACAAAACTCCTGAATCCACCAGCAAAG TGAGTCCGCTGGAGATCAGTAAACCTTCAGTGTCTGTAGAAAAGGAGACCAGGAGGGCTCTCTCACCTCCAACTCCAGTGCCACCCCAACCTCCAAAATCCCAGTCTCTCCCCTGCCCTGTCGCTCCAAAACCTCAGCTTCCACCTGCCCCTGCAAAACACCCACCCCCACCTACCCCAGCCCAACGATCCCTCTCCCCTCCTACTCCTGTTCCTGTTCCCCAAAAACCTCCGTCTTGCACAAGTCCAACATCTCTCGCCAAAACTGCCACCTCATCCAAGACACCGCAGGCCCAGAGCACAACACTcacctctcctcctttctcatCGAGAACCGCCTCGCCACAGTCTGGTTCAAGAGCTCCAGCGCTTTCTGGCCAGACACCGTCCACCCAGCGAGGCCTACCTCCCCCAGATTCACCCCAGGATGAGCCGCCCTGGATGGCTCTGGCCAAGAAGAAGGCCAAAGCCTGGAGTGAGATGCCTCAGATAGTCCAGTGA